One genomic window of Candidatus Eisenbacteria bacterium includes the following:
- the mraZ gene encoding division/cell wall cluster transcriptional repressor MraZ: MATFRGSYRHSIDHKGRISIPARFRRLLSGEASDTFIILRGLETCAALYPLDEWRRMEERLRGRSFHDETNRRFLRIMSLDLNEGTLDAQGRVAIPPRLLAHAQLKREAMVNGVVDHIEIWDPARFEEYLQSSNRSYEDMAGELLL, encoded by the coding sequence ATGGCGACGTTTCGGGGGAGCTACCGGCATTCGATCGACCACAAGGGTCGGATCAGCATCCCCGCGCGGTTTCGCCGCCTCCTCTCCGGCGAGGCCTCCGACACCTTCATCATCCTCCGGGGCCTCGAAACGTGCGCGGCACTCTATCCGCTCGATGAATGGCGGCGGATGGAGGAACGCCTCCGCGGCCGCTCCTTTCACGACGAAACCAATCGCCGCTTCCTGCGGATCATGTCGCTGGATCTGAACGAAGGAACCCTCGACGCCCAAGGACGGGTCGCGATCCCTCCTCGGCTTCTCGCCCATGCGCAGCTCAAGCGGGAGGCCATGGTGAACGGCGTCGTGGACCACATCGAGATCTGGGATCCGGCGCGCTTCGAGGAATACCTCCAAAGCTCGAACCGAAGCTACGAGGACATGGCCGGGGAGCTGCTCCTGTGA